Proteins from one Gossypium raimondii isolate GPD5lz chromosome 8, ASM2569854v1, whole genome shotgun sequence genomic window:
- the LOC105791341 gene encoding uncharacterized protein LOC105791341 isoform X1, translating to MLNLFSLRGLPWTGADGQQKVQLTAAELESLRSELADIEEREAHMKARLEHIDGILRSARLSGYLYIRTRWTALPGEPAPIDDTKINDWLPRFIVLHGQCIFFYLRSTDLSPQDSTLLSDVVEVGSLPSFTREDEGTRYSFYILTRQGLRYECSHVSQIQVDTWLSALQTGCKVVSESDVLVPNGSSKK from the exons ATGTTGAATCTGTTCAGTTTGCGGGGACTGCCTTGGACTGGTGCTGATGGTCAGCAAAAG GTTCAGTTAACGGCTGCAGAGTTGGAATCACTTAGATCGGAACTCGCTGATATTGAAGAGAGAGAAGCTCACATGAAAGCTCG GTTGGAACATATCGATGGGATTTTGCGATCGGCTCGACTTTCTGGCTATTTGTACATTCGAACC AGATGGACAGCTTTACCCGGAGAACCTGCTCCTATCGATGATACCAAAATCAACGATTGGCTTCCTCGATTCATTGTTCTTCACGGCCAATGTATATTCTTCTATTTACGCTCCACAG ATTTGAGCCCTCAGGATTCCACCCTACTGTCCGATGTGGTGGAAGTAGGTTCCTTGCCAAGTTTTACGAGAGAAGATGAAGGAACACGATATTCCTTTTATATCTTAACTCGCCAAGGACTGCGCTATGAATGTTCACATGTTTCTCAAATACAG GTGGACACCTGGCTATCGGCTTTGCAGACAGGCTGCAAGGTGGTTTCTGAATCTGATGTTTTAGTTCCAAATGGTTCAAGTAAAAAGTAG
- the LOC105791341 gene encoding uncharacterized protein LOC105791341 isoform X2 — MLNLFSLRGLPWTGADGQQKVQLTAAELESLRSELADIEEREAHMKARLEHIDGILRSARLSGYLYIRTRWTALPGEPAPIDDTKINDWLPRFIVLHGQCIFFYLRSTDLSPQDSTLLSDVVEVGSLPSFTREDEGTRYSFYILTRQGLRYECSHVSQIQQGQLKTYGEFG; from the exons ATGTTGAATCTGTTCAGTTTGCGGGGACTGCCTTGGACTGGTGCTGATGGTCAGCAAAAG GTTCAGTTAACGGCTGCAGAGTTGGAATCACTTAGATCGGAACTCGCTGATATTGAAGAGAGAGAAGCTCACATGAAAGCTCG GTTGGAACATATCGATGGGATTTTGCGATCGGCTCGACTTTCTGGCTATTTGTACATTCGAACC AGATGGACAGCTTTACCCGGAGAACCTGCTCCTATCGATGATACCAAAATCAACGATTGGCTTCCTCGATTCATTGTTCTTCACGGCCAATGTATATTCTTCTATTTACGCTCCACAG ATTTGAGCCCTCAGGATTCCACCCTACTGTCCGATGTGGTGGAAGTAGGTTCCTTGCCAAGTTTTACGAGAGAAGATGAAGGAACACGATATTCCTTTTATATCTTAACTCGCCAAGGACTGCGCTATGAATGTTCACATGTTTCTCAAATACAG CAAGGTCAACTCAAGACTTACGGTGAGTTTGGATGA